One window from the genome of Streptomyces sp. NBC_00287 encodes:
- a CDS encoding ABC transporter ATP-binding protein — MIDVTTKNDNTGDVRLTGISKTYGAFTAVHPLDLTVPQGSFFALLGASGCGKTTTLRMIAGLEEPTSGTVFLGDQDVTRLPPYKRPVNTVFQSYALFPHLDIFENVAFGLRRRGIKSVKKQVEDMLELVQLGEQARKKPHQLSGGQQQRVAVARALINHPKVLLLDEPLGALDLKLRRQMQLELKRIQTEVGITFVHVTHDQEEAMTMADTVAVMNAGRVEQLGAPADLYENPKTTFVANFLGTSNLIEAEVDAKSGEDIVLKAGGGKLVLPEARCSAPTTTGGKVLVGVRPEKISLTHADDAGEIPDGRNRVTGKIADASFIGVSTQYVIDSPVCPEFAVYAQNVDRDARLVPGADVVLHWSPAHTFGLDAAQDIDAGTEEEAV; from the coding sequence GTGATCGACGTGACCACCAAGAACGACAACACCGGCGACGTCCGTCTCACGGGCATCAGCAAGACGTACGGCGCCTTCACCGCCGTACACCCGCTGGACCTGACCGTGCCGCAGGGCTCCTTCTTCGCCCTGCTCGGCGCCTCCGGCTGTGGCAAGACCACAACGCTGCGCATGATCGCGGGACTTGAGGAGCCGACCTCCGGCACCGTCTTCCTCGGCGACCAGGACGTGACCCGGCTGCCGCCCTACAAGCGGCCCGTGAACACCGTCTTCCAGTCCTACGCCCTCTTCCCGCACCTCGACATCTTCGAGAACGTCGCCTTCGGCCTGCGCCGACGCGGCATCAAGAGCGTGAAGAAGCAGGTCGAGGACATGCTGGAGCTCGTGCAGTTGGGCGAGCAGGCACGTAAGAAGCCGCATCAGCTCTCCGGCGGCCAGCAGCAGCGCGTCGCGGTCGCCCGCGCGCTGATCAACCACCCCAAGGTGCTCCTCCTCGACGAGCCGCTCGGCGCCCTCGACCTCAAGCTGCGCCGCCAGATGCAGCTGGAGCTCAAGCGCATCCAGACCGAGGTCGGCATCACCTTCGTGCACGTCACGCACGACCAGGAGGAGGCCATGACCATGGCCGACACGGTCGCCGTGATGAACGCGGGCCGCGTCGAGCAACTCGGCGCCCCCGCCGATCTGTACGAGAACCCGAAGACCACCTTCGTGGCCAACTTCCTCGGCACCTCCAACCTCATCGAGGCCGAGGTCGACGCCAAGAGCGGCGAGGACATCGTCCTCAAGGCGGGCGGCGGCAAGCTCGTCCTGCCCGAGGCGCGCTGTTCCGCCCCCACCACGACCGGCGGCAAGGTGCTGGTCGGCGTACGGCCGGAGAAGATCTCCCTCACGCACGCGGACGACGCCGGCGAGATCCCGGACGGCCGCAACCGCGTCACCGGAAAGATCGCGGACGCGTCCTTCATCGGCGTCTCCACGCAGTACGTCATCGACAGCCCGGTCTGCCCCGAGTTCGCGGTCTACGCCCAGAACGTCGACCGCGACGCCCGTCTCGTCCCCGGCGCCGACGTCGTCCTGCACTGGTCCCCGGCGCACACCTTCGGCCTGGATGCCGCCCAGGACATCGACGCGGGCACCGAGGAAGAGGCGGTCTGA
- a CDS encoding ABC transporter permease — MATVTEAPPLAPAPEKKPPRKRGRWTPYLLLLPGLAWLLVFFALPMVYQASTSVQTGSLEQGYEVTWHFATYWDALTEYYPQFLRSVLYAGSATILCLLLGYPLAYLIAFRAGRWRNLIMILVIAPFFTSFLIRTLAWKTILADGGPVVGALNSLHVLDVTSWLGMTAGDRVLATPLAVVCGLTYNFLPFMILPLYTSLERIDGRLHEAANDLYAKPITTFRKVTFPLSMPGVVSGTLLTFIPAAGDYVNADLLGSTDTRMIGNVIQSQFLRILDYPTAAALSFILMFAILIMVTLYIRKSGTEDLV; from the coding sequence ATGGCGACGGTCACCGAGGCGCCGCCCCTGGCGCCCGCCCCCGAGAAGAAGCCCCCGCGCAAGAGGGGCCGCTGGACGCCGTACCTCCTGCTGCTGCCCGGACTCGCCTGGCTGCTGGTGTTCTTCGCGCTGCCGATGGTCTACCAGGCCTCCACCTCGGTGCAGACCGGCTCGCTGGAGCAGGGCTACGAGGTCACCTGGCACTTCGCCACCTACTGGGACGCGCTGACCGAGTACTACCCGCAGTTCCTGCGGTCGGTGCTGTACGCCGGTTCCGCGACGATCCTGTGTCTGCTGCTGGGCTATCCGCTGGCGTATCTCATCGCCTTCCGGGCCGGCCGCTGGCGGAACCTGATCATGATCCTGGTGATCGCGCCGTTCTTCACCAGCTTCCTGATCCGCACCCTCGCCTGGAAGACGATCCTCGCGGACGGCGGCCCGGTCGTCGGCGCGCTCAACTCGCTGCACGTCCTGGACGTCACCAGCTGGCTCGGGATGACGGCGGGGGACCGGGTACTGGCCACCCCGCTGGCGGTCGTCTGCGGTCTGACGTACAACTTCCTGCCGTTCATGATCCTGCCGCTCTACACCTCGCTGGAGCGCATCGACGGCCGGCTGCACGAGGCCGCGAACGATCTGTACGCCAAGCCCATCACGACCTTCCGGAAGGTCACCTTCCCGCTGTCGATGCCGGGCGTCGTCTCCGGCACGCTGCTCACCTTCATCCCGGCCGCCGGTGACTACGTCAACGCCGATCTGCTCGGCTCCACCGACACCCGAATGATCGGCAATGTCATCCAGTCGCAGTTCCTCAGGATTCTCGACTATCCGACGGCCGCCGCGCTCTCCTTCATCCTGATGTTCGCGATCCTCATCATGGTCACGCTCTACATCCGCAAGTCGGGGACGGAGGATCTGGTTTAA
- a CDS encoding ABC transporter permease gives MAFVNWLRRNLVVIAGLITLGYLLLPNVVVTVFSFNDPKGRFNYEWQKFSTDAWTDPCGVSGLCSSLTLSLQIAFWATLGATVLGAMIAFALVRYRFRARGAVNSLIFMPMAMPEVVMAASLLTLFLNMGVQLGFWTILIAHIMFCLSFVVTAVKARVMSMDPRLEQAAQDLYAGPLQTFLRVTLPIAAPGIAAGALLAFALSFDDFIITNFNAGSTVTFPMFVWGSAQRGTPVQINVIGTAMFLIAVLFVLASMVISNRRNKQKA, from the coding sequence ATGGCCTTCGTCAACTGGCTCCGGCGCAATCTCGTCGTCATCGCGGGCCTCATCACGCTCGGATATCTGCTGCTGCCCAACGTCGTCGTGACGGTGTTCTCCTTCAACGACCCGAAGGGCCGCTTCAACTACGAGTGGCAGAAATTCTCCACCGACGCCTGGACCGATCCCTGTGGTGTCTCGGGGTTGTGCTCCTCGCTCACCCTGAGCCTCCAGATCGCCTTCTGGGCGACGCTGGGCGCCACCGTCCTCGGCGCGATGATCGCCTTCGCCCTGGTCCGCTACCGGTTCCGGGCGCGCGGCGCGGTGAACTCGCTGATCTTCATGCCGATGGCGATGCCCGAGGTCGTCATGGCCGCCTCGCTGCTCACCCTGTTCCTCAACATGGGCGTCCAGCTGGGCTTCTGGACGATTCTCATCGCCCACATCATGTTCTGCCTCAGCTTCGTCGTGACGGCCGTCAAGGCGCGCGTCATGTCGATGGACCCGAGGCTGGAGCAGGCCGCGCAGGATCTCTACGCCGGCCCGCTGCAGACCTTCCTCCGGGTCACCCTGCCGATCGCGGCACCCGGAATCGCCGCGGGCGCGCTGCTCGCCTTCGCGCTCTCCTTCGACGATTTCATCATCACCAATTTCAACGCGGGCTCGACCGTCACCTTCCCCATGTTCGTCTGGGGCTCGGCTCAGCGCGGAACGCCCGTTCAGATCAATGTCATCGGTACCGCCATGTTCCTCATCGCCGTACTGTTCGTCCTGGCCTCGATGGTCATCAGCAACCGCCGCAACAAGCAAAAGGCGTAG
- a CDS encoding NAD(P)/FAD-dependent oxidoreductase, giving the protein MAPSAMSRWTKALSEAQPVPYWLDDPGKPHPEPALTGAETCDLLVVGGGYSGLWTALLAKERDPHRDVVLLEGREVGWAASGRNGGFCAASLTHGLPNGLARWPGEIHKLQELGARNLDEIEAAVARHGIDCDFERTGEIDVATETYQARELRDWYEEIEREGLAEGVEFLDADAVREQVDSPTFQAGLHDRRGVAMLNPAKLVWGLKAACVRLGVRVYEHTPALDLKPYGAGMAVRTPYGTVRARQVALGTNIFPNLVKRVRAFTVPVYDYALMTEPLTDDQLKEIGWQNRQGLGDSANQFHYFRLSADNRILWGGYDAIYPYGGRVRAEYDDRPETYAKLADHFFTCFPQLEGLNFTHAWGGAIDTCSRFSAFFGTAHGGKVAYAAGYTGLGVGATRFGADVMLDLLSGEPTERTELEMVRRKPLPFPPEPFAWTGIALTKWSLARADAHGGRRNLWLKTMDRLGLGFDS; this is encoded by the coding sequence ATGGCCCCAAGCGCCATGAGCCGTTGGACAAAGGCACTTTCTGAAGCACAGCCGGTTCCGTACTGGCTGGACGACCCCGGCAAGCCCCACCCCGAGCCCGCGCTCACCGGCGCCGAGACCTGCGATCTGCTGGTCGTCGGCGGCGGATACAGCGGACTGTGGACCGCGCTCCTGGCCAAGGAGCGCGACCCGCACCGGGATGTCGTCCTGCTGGAGGGCCGCGAGGTGGGCTGGGCCGCCTCGGGCCGCAACGGCGGCTTCTGCGCCGCCTCCCTCACCCACGGTCTGCCCAACGGGCTCGCCCGCTGGCCGGGCGAGATCCACAAGCTTCAGGAGCTGGGCGCCCGCAACCTCGACGAGATCGAGGCGGCGGTCGCCCGGCACGGCATCGACTGCGACTTCGAACGCACCGGCGAGATCGACGTCGCCACCGAGACCTACCAGGCCCGGGAACTGCGCGACTGGTACGAGGAGATCGAGCGCGAGGGACTCGCCGAGGGCGTCGAGTTCCTGGACGCCGATGCCGTGCGGGAACAAGTCGACTCACCGACATTCCAGGCGGGCCTCCACGACCGCCGGGGCGTCGCCATGCTCAACCCGGCCAAGCTGGTCTGGGGTCTGAAGGCGGCATGCGTCCGGCTCGGGGTGCGGGTGTACGAGCACACGCCCGCGCTGGACCTGAAGCCGTACGGCGCCGGCATGGCCGTACGCACCCCGTACGGAACGGTCCGCGCCCGCCAGGTCGCCCTCGGCACCAACATCTTCCCGAACCTGGTCAAGCGGGTGCGCGCCTTCACCGTCCCGGTCTACGACTACGCCCTGATGACCGAGCCGCTCACCGACGACCAGCTCAAGGAGATCGGCTGGCAGAACCGCCAGGGCCTCGGGGACAGCGCCAACCAGTTCCATTACTTCCGGCTGTCCGCCGACAACCGGATCCTGTGGGGCGGTTACGACGCCATCTATCCGTACGGCGGCCGGGTGCGCGCCGAGTACGACGACCGCCCGGAGACGTACGCCAAGCTCGCCGATCACTTCTTCACCTGCTTCCCGCAGCTGGAGGGCCTCAACTTCACCCACGCCTGGGGCGGCGCGATCGACACCTGCTCGCGCTTCTCGGCGTTCTTCGGCACAGCACACGGCGGGAAGGTCGCGTACGCGGCGGGCTATACGGGGCTCGGCGTCGGCGCCACCCGCTTCGGTGCCGATGTGATGCTGGACCTGTTGTCGGGGGAGCCCACCGAGCGGACCGAACTGGAAATGGTCCGGCGCAAGCCGCTGCCCTTCCCGCCCGAGCCGTTCGCCTGGACCGGGATCGCGCTCACCAAGTGGTCGCTGGCCCGGGCCGACGCGCACGGCGGGCGGCGCAACCTCTGGCTGAAGACGATGGACCGGCTGGGTCTCGGCTTCGACAGCTGA
- a CDS encoding chitinase gives MALAVPGITALSSAARAADADLARNGGFESGLTGWTCTAGTTVTSPVRSGSSALRATPAGSDNARCAQTVTVQPNSQYTLSGYVQGSYVYLGASGTGTTDVSTWTQSAPTWQQLTTTFRTGPSTTKVTIYTHGWYGTGAYHADDVSLVGPSVDPGQPPAPPTGLRTGTITSSSVALSWTAATGATSYAVYRDGVKVQTVSGTSATVTGLSPQTAYAFQVAAVNDAGESAKSGTVTATTTAGGGGSSDLPPHALVGYLHASFANGSGYTRLADVPDSWDVIDLAFGEPTSVTSGDIRFTRCPVAECPNVESDADFKAAIRAKQAAGKKVLISIGGQNGQVQLTTTAARDTFVSSVSKIIDEYGLDGLDIDFEGHSLSLNADDTDFKNPKTPVIVNLISALKTLKAKYGDDFVLTMAPETFFVQLGYQYYGTGKWGGQDPRAGAYLPVIHAMRDDLTLLHVQDYNSGPIMGLDNQYHSMGGADFHIAMTDMLLTGFPVAGDANNVFPPLRPDQIAIGMPASTNAGNGHVPPAEVVKTLDCLTKKVSCGSYATHGTWPALRGLMTWSINWDRYSNWEFQRTFDGYFG, from the coding sequence ATGGCCCTGGCCGTACCCGGCATCACCGCGCTCTCGTCGGCCGCCCGTGCGGCCGACGCGGACCTGGCCAGGAACGGAGGCTTCGAATCCGGTCTCACCGGCTGGACCTGTACGGCGGGCACCACCGTCACCTCACCTGTGCGCAGCGGCAGTTCAGCGCTGCGGGCGACTCCGGCCGGCAGCGACAACGCCCGGTGCGCGCAGACCGTCACCGTGCAGCCGAACTCCCAGTACACGCTGTCCGGTTACGTCCAAGGCTCGTACGTCTATCTGGGCGCGAGCGGCACCGGCACCACCGACGTTTCGACGTGGACCCAGTCCGCGCCGACCTGGCAGCAGCTCACCACGACCTTCCGCACCGGACCGTCCACCACCAAGGTCACGATCTACACCCACGGCTGGTACGGCACCGGCGCCTACCACGCCGACGACGTCTCCCTGGTCGGCCCCTCCGTCGACCCCGGCCAACCACCCGCACCGCCCACCGGCCTGAGAACAGGCACGATCACCTCCTCCAGCGTCGCCCTGTCCTGGACCGCGGCAACAGGCGCGACGAGTTACGCCGTCTACCGCGACGGCGTCAAGGTCCAGACGGTGAGCGGCACTTCGGCGACGGTGACCGGACTGTCACCGCAGACGGCGTACGCCTTCCAGGTCGCCGCCGTGAACGACGCCGGCGAGTCCGCGAAGTCCGGCACGGTCACCGCGACGACCACCGCGGGCGGGGGCGGCTCCTCCGACCTTCCGCCGCACGCCCTCGTCGGCTACCTCCACGCCAGCTTCGCCAACGGCTCCGGCTACACCCGTCTCGCGGACGTCCCCGACAGCTGGGACGTCATCGACCTGGCCTTCGGCGAGCCGACCTCGGTCACCTCCGGCGACATCCGCTTCACCCGCTGCCCGGTCGCCGAATGTCCGAACGTCGAGAGTGACGCCGACTTCAAGGCCGCGATCAGGGCCAAGCAGGCGGCGGGCAAGAAGGTGCTGATCTCCATCGGCGGCCAGAACGGCCAGGTGCAGCTCACGACGACCGCCGCGCGGGACACCTTCGTCAGCTCGGTCTCGAAGATCATCGACGAGTACGGCCTCGACGGCCTGGACATCGACTTCGAGGGCCACTCGCTCTCCCTGAACGCCGACGACACGGACTTCAAGAACCCCAAGACGCCGGTGATCGTGAACCTGATCTCGGCCCTGAAGACCCTGAAGGCCAAGTACGGCGACGACTTCGTGCTGACGATGGCCCCGGAGACCTTCTTCGTCCAGCTCGGCTACCAGTACTACGGCACCGGCAAGTGGGGCGGCCAGGACCCGAGGGCGGGCGCGTATCTCCCGGTCATCCACGCCATGCGCGACGACCTGACCCTGCTGCACGTCCAGGACTACAACTCGGGCCCGATCATGGGCCTCGACAACCAGTACCACTCCATGGGCGGCGCCGACTTCCACATCGCGATGACCGACATGCTGCTCACCGGCTTCCCGGTCGCGGGCGACGCGAACAACGTCTTCCCGCCGCTGCGCCCCGACCAGATCGCCATCGGCATGCCCGCGTCCACGAACGCGGGCAACGGTCATGTCCCTCCGGCCGAGGTCGTGAAGACCCTCGACTGTCTGACGAAGAAGGTGAGCTGCGGCTCGTACGCCACGCACGGCACCTGGCCCGCGCTGCGGGGCCTGATGACGTGGTCGATCAACTGGGACCGGTACTCGAACTGGGAGTTCCAGCGGACCTTCGACGGCTACTTCGGCTGA
- a CDS encoding phosphatase PAP2 family protein, with translation MGDFRPGPPQLRPGRALAHTNGASGPGSPHRSDSRSPQTPRGARPSDPDGRLGTTPPVPGRPTSLLSLLGLLGLPALLFALITWQVVADGPLVRVDERLSRALVHPDRDSELLADLGNVQVALPVLLVSLVYVALRSRRSGTDRWWWPATAAALLMALVPALVVPIKELTDRPGTPVVPPATGYFPSGHTATAAIAYGAATLLLLPWLRTSAARRICVTVCAALVLGVSYGLVRRGYHWPLDVVASWCLCTVLLTGYVLLISRSSRRRSAGTPSSSTGPS, from the coding sequence GTGGGCGACTTCAGGCCGGGGCCTCCCCAGCTTCGACCTGGTCGTGCCCTCGCGCACACAAACGGGGCCTCTGGCCCCGGATCTCCTCACCGATCGGACAGTCGCTCGCCCCAAACCCCCCGGGGCGCGCGACCATCCGATCCGGACGGCCGCCTCGGAACCACCCCCCCTGTTCCGGGGCGGCCGACCTCCCTCCTCTCCCTTCTGGGACTTCTCGGGCTTCCGGCCCTTCTCTTCGCGCTGATCACCTGGCAGGTCGTGGCCGACGGCCCGCTGGTAAGGGTGGACGAGCGGCTCAGCAGAGCCCTCGTCCATCCCGATCGCGACTCCGAACTCCTCGCGGATCTGGGCAATGTGCAGGTCGCGCTGCCCGTCCTCCTGGTGAGCCTGGTCTACGTCGCCCTGCGCTCCCGGCGCAGTGGTACAGACCGCTGGTGGTGGCCGGCCACGGCCGCGGCGCTGCTGATGGCACTGGTTCCGGCCTTGGTGGTACCCATCAAGGAGCTCACCGACCGCCCGGGCACCCCCGTCGTGCCCCCGGCCACCGGCTACTTCCCCTCCGGCCACACCGCGACCGCCGCCATCGCCTACGGCGCCGCGACCCTGCTCCTCCTCCCCTGGCTCCGCACCTCCGCAGCCCGCCGCATCTGCGTGACCGTCTGCGCCGCCCTCGTACTCGGCGTCTCCTACGGCCTGGTCCGGCGCGGCTACCACTGGCCACTGGACGTCGTGGCCAGTTGGTGCCTCTGCACGGTCCTGCTCACCGGCTACGTCCTGCTCATCAGCCGAAGTAGCCGTCGAAGGTCCGCTGGAACTCCCAGTTCGAGTACCGGTCCCAGTTGA
- the gabT gene encoding 4-aminobutyrate--2-oxoglutarate transaminase: MTDLPQERRVVTAIPGPKSQELQARRTAAVAQGVGSVLPVFTARAGGGIIEDVDGNRLIDFGSGIAVTSVGASAEAVVRRASAQLADFTHTCFMVTPYEGYVEVAEALAELTPGDHAKKSALFNSGAEAVENAVKIARAYTKRQAVVVFDHGYHGRTNLTMALTAKNMPYKHGFGPFAPEVYRVPVAYGYRWPTGAENAGPEAAAQAIDQITKQVGPENVAAIIIEPVLGEGGFIEPAKGFLPEIVKFANAHGIVFVADEIQSGFCRTGQWFACEDEGIVPDLITTAKGIAGGLPLAAVTGRAEIMDAAHAGGLGGTYGGNPVACAGALGSIETMKELDLNAKAKNIEAVMKARLGAMAEKFDIIGDVRGRGAMIAIELVKDRTTKEPNAEATAALAKACHAEGLLVLTCGTYGNVLRFLPPLVIGEDLLNEGLDIIEQAFSRI; encoded by the coding sequence ATGACCGACCTTCCGCAGGAGCGCCGCGTCGTCACCGCCATCCCCGGCCCGAAGTCGCAGGAGCTGCAGGCCCGCCGCACCGCCGCGGTGGCGCAGGGCGTGGGCTCCGTGCTGCCGGTGTTCACCGCGCGCGCGGGCGGCGGCATCATCGAGGACGTCGACGGCAACCGCCTCATCGACTTCGGCTCCGGCATCGCCGTGACCTCCGTCGGCGCCTCCGCCGAGGCCGTCGTACGACGCGCCTCCGCGCAGCTCGCCGACTTCACCCACACCTGCTTCATGGTCACGCCGTACGAGGGCTACGTCGAGGTCGCCGAGGCCCTCGCCGAGCTCACCCCGGGTGACCACGCCAAGAAGTCCGCGCTGTTCAACTCCGGCGCCGAGGCCGTCGAGAACGCCGTCAAGATCGCCCGTGCGTACACCAAGCGCCAGGCCGTCGTCGTCTTCGACCACGGCTACCACGGCCGCACCAACCTCACGATGGCGCTGACGGCGAAGAACATGCCGTACAAGCACGGCTTCGGCCCGTTCGCGCCCGAGGTCTACCGCGTCCCGGTCGCCTACGGCTACCGCTGGCCGACCGGTGCCGAGAACGCCGGTCCGGAGGCCGCCGCGCAGGCCATCGACCAGATCACCAAGCAGGTCGGCCCGGAGAACGTGGCCGCGATCATCATCGAGCCGGTGCTCGGCGAGGGCGGCTTCATCGAGCCGGCCAAGGGCTTCCTGCCGGAGATCGTGAAGTTCGCGAACGCCCACGGCATCGTCTTCGTCGCCGACGAGATCCAGTCCGGCTTCTGCCGTACCGGCCAGTGGTTCGCCTGTGAGGACGAGGGCATCGTCCCGGACCTGATCACCACCGCCAAGGGCATCGCGGGCGGTCTGCCGCTCGCCGCCGTCACCGGCCGCGCCGAGATCATGGACGCCGCCCACGCCGGCGGCCTGGGCGGCACCTACGGCGGCAACCCGGTGGCGTGTGCCGGTGCGCTCGGCTCCATCGAGACGATGAAGGAGCTGGACCTCAACGCCAAGGCGAAGAACATCGAGGCGGTCATGAAGGCCCGCCTCGGCGCCATGGCCGAGAAGTTCGACATCATCGGCGACGTCCGCGGCCGTGGCGCGATGATCGCCATCGAGCTGGTCAAGGACCGCACCACCAAGGAGCCGAACGCGGAGGCCACAGCCGCCCTCGCCAAGGCCTGCCACGCCGAGGGCCTGCTGGTCCTGACCTGTGGCACCTACGGCAATGTGCTGCGCTTCCTCCCGCCGCTGGTCATCGGCGAGGACCTGCTCAACGAGGGCCTCGACATCATCGAGCAGGCTTTCTCCCGCATCTGA
- a CDS encoding ATP-binding protein — protein sequence MDSDGTQDARGTHATPVPRSRSAVPPRPSAPPMPDGSAFLAWLRTPRPEALPGVWRFGHRPRPDEEPEQIPGRQLLSGALIAFLVGWLVWSLLWNGYLGGWWVLPLELFTPDSWRENNDRVGNAILWYSYYTLIALAIMFAVGRLGRWSEVWRRYGPPAWPRRTALPERPPAPEQDPAEWPQLRAVGAVDAAERLAAEGKAGMMRDVDHARIIRAWQSVRSGRHSLATFTGAVLKDGAAACLHPSGERDLPTRLSRHDLVTGQVRLGTTADDPRNPYAYRGTGLALGPDLLGTSLLAVGPAGSGKTGTVVRPLAESLCLHALAGRAAVVVVGAAGAGLGPADAYDVVVRIGNPESVYDLDLYGGTTDPDEAAAVLAEALVGDLADPHPGSDSRRSTTVLAQLLGPFRAVHGRFPSVPELRQLLDGAPGPLAALRTALEGSGQESLLRELDARERQLAHPGDVGGVLADRVALLDRPAFAGFFDTSGQSRPFSLKALDHPVRVRIDLPARGHADASRMLARLVLAQFTASVAVREDRSLFACLILDDATGVVTPEAVRGIQRLRSGNAGAVVTLRSLDDVPRPLRGPLLGAAGCRMALSGLTPWDGQDFAEAWGKEWTEARDVTDRQIIAETPAGKALHAVRRVITGKAPTARAVTVRQVERERWSASELAHAVPPGHAVLSLTDVRGEHAPPLLVDLRE from the coding sequence ATGGACAGCGACGGGACGCAGGACGCGCGGGGTACGCATGCGACTCCTGTGCCGCGATCACGCTCCGCTGTTCCACCGAGGCCCTCGGCGCCGCCGATGCCGGACGGTTCGGCGTTCCTGGCGTGGCTGCGCACGCCCCGGCCGGAGGCGCTGCCCGGCGTCTGGCGGTTCGGACACCGGCCGCGGCCCGACGAGGAGCCGGAGCAGATCCCCGGGCGGCAGCTGCTGAGCGGGGCGCTGATCGCGTTCCTGGTGGGCTGGCTGGTCTGGTCGCTGCTGTGGAACGGCTACCTCGGCGGCTGGTGGGTGCTGCCGCTGGAGCTGTTCACCCCGGACTCCTGGCGCGAGAACAACGACCGCGTCGGCAACGCGATCCTCTGGTACAGCTACTACACCCTCATCGCCCTCGCGATCATGTTCGCCGTGGGCCGCCTCGGCCGCTGGAGCGAGGTCTGGCGCCGCTACGGCCCACCTGCCTGGCCCCGCCGGACGGCCCTCCCCGAGCGTCCGCCCGCCCCCGAACAGGACCCCGCCGAGTGGCCGCAGCTCCGCGCCGTCGGTGCCGTCGACGCCGCCGAGCGGCTCGCCGCCGAGGGGAAGGCCGGGATGATGCGGGACGTCGATCACGCCCGGATCATCCGCGCCTGGCAGAGCGTGCGCAGTGGCCGGCACAGCCTCGCCACCTTTACCGGCGCGGTGCTGAAGGACGGCGCCGCCGCCTGTCTGCACCCCTCCGGTGAGCGCGATCTGCCGACCCGGCTGTCCCGGCACGATCTGGTGACGGGGCAGGTCCGCCTCGGCACCACCGCCGACGACCCCCGCAACCCCTACGCCTACCGAGGCACCGGTCTCGCCCTCGGCCCCGATCTGCTCGGCACCTCCCTGCTCGCCGTCGGCCCCGCAGGCTCCGGCAAGACCGGTACCGTCGTCCGTCCGCTCGCCGAGTCGCTGTGCCTGCACGCACTCGCCGGACGCGCCGCGGTCGTGGTGGTCGGCGCCGCGGGCGCGGGGCTCGGCCCGGCCGACGCCTACGACGTCGTCGTACGCATCGGGAATCCGGAGTCCGTGTACGACCTCGACCTGTACGGCGGGACCACCGACCCCGACGAGGCCGCGGCCGTGCTCGCCGAGGCGCTGGTCGGAGACCTCGCCGATCCGCACCCCGGCAGCGACAGCCGCCGCTCCACGACCGTGCTGGCCCAACTGCTCGGCCCGTTCCGGGCGGTGCACGGGCGCTTCCCGTCCGTTCCTGAGCTGCGCCAGCTGCTCGACGGCGCGCCCGGACCGCTTGCCGCGCTGCGTACCGCGCTGGAGGGGTCGGGGCAGGAGTCGCTGCTGCGGGAACTGGACGCGCGGGAGCGGCAGCTGGCGCATCCCGGCGATGTCGGGGGAGTCCTCGCGGACCGGGTGGCGCTGCTGGACCGGCCTGCGTTCGCCGGGTTCTTCGACACTTCCGGGCAGTCGCGGCCCTTCTCGCTCAAGGCCCTCGACCACCCCGTGCGGGTCCGTATCGACCTGCCCGCGCGTGGACATGCGGACGCCTCGCGGATGCTGGCGCGGCTGGTGCTCGCCCAGTTCACGGCGAGCGTGGCCGTGCGCGAGGACCGGTCGCTGTTCGCCTGTCTGATCCTCGACGACGCGACGGGCGTGGTGACGCCCGAGGCCGTACGCGGGATCCAGCGGCTGCGGTCCGGGAACGCCGGCGCGGTGGTGACCCTGCGTTCCCTGGACGACGTACCCAGGCCGCTGCGCGGACCGCTGCTCGGGGCGGCCGGCTGCCGGATGGCGCTGTCCGGGCTCACGCCGTGGGACGGGCAGGACTTCGCCGAGGCGTGGGGCAAGGAGTGGACCGAGGCGCGGGATGTCACCGACCGGCAGATCATCGCGGAGACGCCCGCCGGGAAGGCGCTGCACGCGGTGCGCCGGGTGATCACCGGCAAGGCGCCGACCGCGCGGGCCGTCACCGTGCGGCAGGTCGAGAGGGAGCGCTGGTCGGCGTCCGAGCTGGCGCACGCGGTGCCGCCGGGGCATGCGGTGCTGTCGCTGACGGATGTGCGGGGCGAGCACGCGCCGCCGCTGCTGGTGGATCTGCGGGAGTGA